The Muntiacus reevesi chromosome 7, mMunRee1.1, whole genome shotgun sequence genome includes a region encoding these proteins:
- the RIOX1 gene encoding ribosomal oxygenase 1, protein MDGLRASAGLLRRGRLRRRRQQQPHSGSVLALPLRPRKIRRQLRRSASSRMAALRAQTLPSEDAEDSRVESTVGEPGDPMAGGAAALLDATGREPHGQLGPAELLEASPASRSLQTPRALGEAQTPAARLVEAQTPPARLVETSALPARLVPASGSLVETSALLCSAQHLAAAPPSVASATLSGPQGESTGGELPWDSPLQRILAELNCIPSSRRRAARLFEWLISPMPPDHFYRRLWEREAVLVRRQDHSYYQGLFSTADLDSILRSEEVQFGQHLDAARYINGRRETLNPPGRALPAAAWSLYRAGCSLRLLCPQAFSTTVWQFLAVLQEQFGSMAGSNVYLTPPKSQGFAPHYDDIEAFVLQLEGRKLWRVYRPRVPTEELALTSSPNFSQDDLGEPVLQTVLEPGDLLYFPRGFIHQAECQDGVHSLHLTLSTFQRNTWGDFLEAVLPLAVQAAMEENVEFRRGLPRDFMDYMGAQHSDSKDPRRTAFMEKVRVLVARLGHFAPVDAVADQRAKDFIHDSLPPVLTDRERALSVYGLPIRWEAGEPVNVGAQLTTETEVHMLQDGIARLVGEGGHLFLYYTVENSRVYHLEEPKCLEIYPQQADAMELLLRSYPEFVRVGDLPCDTVEDQLSLATMLYDKGLLLTKMPLT, encoded by the coding sequence ATGGACGGGCTCCGGGCTAGCGCCGGGCTGCTGAGGCGCGGGCGGTTGAGGCGCCGGCGCCAGCAACAGCCACACAGCGGGTCGGTCCTGGCCCTGCCCCTGAGGCCCAGGAAGATCCGACGGCAGCTGAGGAGAAGTGCCTCGTCCCGAATGGCCGCGCTCAGGGCCCAGACGCTGCCAAGCGAGGACGCGGAGGACTCGAGGGTGGAGTCGACGGTCGGTGAGCCCGGGGACCCGATGGCTGGAGGGGCGGCGGCCCTTTTGGATGCGACCGGGCGGGAGCCGCACGGCCAACTCGGGCCCGCGGAGCTGCTGGAGGCTTCGCCCGCGTCCCGCTCCCTGCAGACTCCCCGCGCCTTGGGGGAGGCGCAGACCCCGGCTGCACGCTTGGTGGAAGCGCAGACCCCGCCGGCGCGCCTGGTGGAGACGTCGGCGCTACCCGCGCGCCTGGTGCCGGcctcggggagcctggtggagacCTCGGCCCTGCTGTGCTCTGCCCAGCATTTGGCGGCCGCCCCGCCGTCCGTGGCTTCTGCCACGCTGTCGGGGCCGCAGGGGGAAAGCACGGGCGGGGAGCTGCCCTGGGACTCCCCGCTGCAGCGCATCTTGGCCGAGCTGAACTGCATCCCTAGCAGCCGGCGGCGGGCGGCGCGCCTCTTCGAGTGGCTCATCTCGCCCATGCCGCCGGACCACTTCTACCGGCGCCTGTGGGAGCGCGAGGCGGTGCTGGTGCGGCGGCAGGACCACAGCTACTACCAGGGTCTTTTCTCTACCGCCGACCTCGACTCCATACTGCGCAGCGAGGAGGTGCAATTCGGGCAGCACCTGGACGCCGCGCGCTACATCAATGGGCGGCGCGAGACCTTGAACCCGCCCGGCCGCGCTCTGCCGGCCGCCGCGTGGTCCCTGTACCGGGCCGGCTGCTCCTTgcgcctcctctgtccacaggctttCTCCACCACCGTGTGGCAGTTTTTGGCCGTGCTTCAGGAGCAGTTCGGAAGCATGGCAGGCTCCAACGTTTACCTTACGCCCCCCAAGTCGCAGGGCTTTGCCCCCCACTACGACGACATCGAGGCTTTTGTCCTGCAGCTGGAAGGTAGGAAACTCTGGCGGGTCTACAGACCGCGGGTGCCGACCGAGGAACTGGCCCTGACATCCAGCCCCAACTTCAGCCAGGACGACCTCGGAGAGCCGGTGCTGCAGACGGTGCTGGAACCTGGAGATTTGCTCTATTTCCCGCGAGGCTTCATTCACCAAGCCGAATGCCAGGATGGGGTGCACTCTCTGCACTTGACCTTGTCCACATTCCAGCGCAATACTTGGGGCGACTTCCTGGAGGCTGTGCTGCCCCTGGCAGTGCAGGCCGCAATGGAGGAAAACGTGGAGTTTCGTAGGGGACTGCCCCGAGACTTTATGGATTACATGGGGGCCCAGCATTCGGATTCTAAGGATCCGAGAAGAACCGCTTTCATGGAAAAGGTGCGGGTCCTGGTTGCCCGCCTGGGACACTTTGCCCCAGTCGATGCTGTGGCTGACCAGCGAGCCAAGGACTTCATCCACGATTCTCTGCCCCCTGTGTTGACTGACAGGGAGAGGGCACTCAGCGTTTACGGGCTCCCAATTCGCTGGGAGGCTGGAGAACCTGTAAACGTGGGAGCCCAGCTGACAACAGAAACAGAAGTGCACATGCTTCAGGATGGTATAGCTCGGCTGGTGGGTGAGGGGGGCCATTTATTTCTCTATTACACAGTAGAGAACTCCCGAGTTTATCACCTGGAAGAGCCCAAGTGCTTGGAGATATACCCCCAGCAAGCTGATGCCATGGAACTCTTGCTTCGCTCCTACCCAGAGTTTGTGAGAGTCGGGGACTTGCCCTGTGACACTGTGGAGGACCAACTTTCCTTGGCAACCATGTTATATGATAAGGGGCTGCTGCTCACCAAGATGCCTCTAACCTGA